A window of the Lolium perenne isolate Kyuss_39 chromosome 7, Kyuss_2.0, whole genome shotgun sequence genome harbors these coding sequences:
- the LOC127313217 gene encoding DNA-binding protein MNB1B: MKGAKSKGAAKAETKLAVKSKGAEKPAPKGRKSKPAKDPNKPKRAPSAFFVFMGEFRKEFNEKNPKNKSVAAVGKAAGERWKSLSESDKAPYVAKANKLKGEYNKAIAAYNKGESTAAAKKAAPAAKEEDDDEEESDKSKSEINDEDDDEGSDEDEDDDE, encoded by the exons ATGAAGGGGGCCAAATCCAAGGGCGCCGCCAAGGCCGAAACCAA GTTGGCGGTGAAGAGCAAGGGGGCGGAGAAGCCGGCGCCCAAGGGCAGGAAGAGCAAGCCCGCCAAGGACCCAAACAAGCCCAAGAGGGCGCCCAGCGCCTTCTTCGTCTTCAT GGGCGAGTTCCGCAAGGAGTTCAACGAGAAGAACCCCAAGAATAAATCCGTCGCTGCA GTCGGCAAAGCAGCTGGCGAGAGGTGGAAAAGCTTGAGCGAATCG GACAAGGCTCCCTACGTGGCCAAGGCCAACAAGCTCAAGGGCGAGTACAACAAGGCCATTGCTGCCTACAACAAGGGCGAG AGCACTGCTGCCGCCAAGAAGGCTGCTcctgctgccaaggaggaggacgacgacgaggaggaatccGACAAGTCCAAGTCCGAGATTAATGACGAGGATGACGACGAGGGTAGCGATGAG GATGAGGACGATGACGAGTGA